A region from the uncultured Bacteroides sp. genome encodes:
- a CDS encoding NADH-quinone oxidoreductase subunit D: MNEIIEIPSEKFYDEALKLRNEKQMDFLESLTGMDWGDSLGVVYHLESTVTGEQMVVKTSTTNRENPELPSVYDIWKAAELNEREVYDYYGIRFINHPDMRRLFLRNDWVGYPMRKDDDPTDERNPLRMDNEETIDTTTELELDEDGTLKDKENVIFDDREYVVNIGPQHPATHGVLRFRVSLEGETIKKLDVNCGYIHRGIEKMCENLTYPQTLALTDRLDYLAAHQNRHALCMCVEKAMGVEVSERVQYIRTIMDELQRIDSHLLFYSCLCMDLGALTAFFYGFRDREKILDIFEETCGGRLIMNYNTIGGVQADIHPNFVRRVKEFIPYLRGIIHEYHDVFTGNVIATQRLKGVGVLSREDAISFGATGGTGRASGWACDVRKRMPYGVYDKVDFKEIIYKEGDCFARYMVRMDEIMESLRIVEQLIDNIPEGNFQEKMKPIIRVPEGSYYAAVEGSRGEFGVFLESHGEKNPYRMHFRSTGLPLVSVVDTISREAKIADLIAIGGTLDYVVPDIDR, translated from the coding sequence ATGAATGAAATCATAGAAATACCGTCTGAAAAATTTTACGACGAAGCGCTAAAATTGCGCAATGAGAAGCAAATGGACTTTTTGGAAAGCCTTACAGGAATGGATTGGGGCGATAGTCTGGGAGTTGTTTATCATCTCGAGTCAACGGTAACCGGCGAGCAGATGGTTGTAAAAACATCTACAACCAATCGTGAAAACCCGGAGTTACCTTCGGTTTATGACATCTGGAAAGCAGCCGAACTGAATGAGCGCGAAGTATACGATTATTATGGCATACGTTTCATTAATCACCCCGATATGCGCCGTCTTTTTCTGCGCAACGACTGGGTGGGTTATCCCATGCGTAAAGATGATGACCCCACAGACGAACGTAATCCGTTACGAATGGATAATGAGGAGACTATTGATACAACTACCGAATTGGAGCTGGATGAAGACGGAACGCTGAAAGACAAAGAAAATGTAATCTTCGATGATCGGGAATATGTAGTAAACATCGGGCCTCAGCATCCTGCAACCCACGGTGTGTTAAGGTTCCGTGTATCTCTGGAAGGCGAAACGATCAAGAAGCTGGATGTGAACTGCGGATACATACACCGCGGCATAGAAAAAATGTGTGAGAACCTCACCTACCCACAAACATTGGCACTAACCGATCGTTTAGACTACCTCGCGGCACATCAAAACAGACATGCCTTGTGCATGTGCGTGGAAAAAGCCATGGGCGTGGAAGTGTCCGAACGTGTGCAGTATATTCGTACCATCATGGACGAGTTGCAACGCATTGATTCTCACCTACTCTTTTATTCCTGCCTTTGCATGGACCTCGGAGCACTTACCGCTTTCTTCTACGGATTTCGCGACAGAGAAAAGATACTTGATATTTTTGAAGAGACTTGTGGCGGACGCCTTATTATGAATTACAATACAATAGGCGGTGTGCAAGCCGATATCCATCCGAACTTCGTACGCAGGGTGAAAGAATTCATCCCTTACCTCCGTGGAATTATTCATGAATACCACGACGTATTTACCGGCAATGTTATTGCAACCCAGCGCCTCAAAGGCGTAGGTGTATTAAGTCGCGAAGATGCGATTTCATTCGGTGCTACCGGTGGAACCGGTCGTGCATCGGGTTGGGCTTGCGATGTTCGTAAACGTATGCCTTACGGGGTATATGACAAAGTGGACTTTAAAGAAATCATCTACAAAGAAGGCGACTGTTTTGCCCGCTACATGGTACGTATGGACGAAATAATGGAGTCACTTCGCATTGTCGAACAATTAATAGATAATATCCCCGAAGGTAACTTTCAGGAAAAGATGAAGCCAATTATCAGAGTGCCTGAAGGTTCTTATTATGCTGCCGTAGAAGGTAGCAGAGGAGAATTCGGAGTGTTTCTTGAAAGCCATGGAGAGAAGAACCCCTATCGTATGCATTTCCGCAGCACCGGATTACCTCTGGTATCGGTTGTAGACACCATTAGCCGCGAGGCAAAGATAGCCGATCTGATAGCTATTGGAGGAACATTAGATTACGTAGTGCCCGATATAGACAGATAA
- a CDS encoding GSCFA domain-containing protein encodes MDFRTMITCPKPDFSITHSDRGLLMGSCFAENIGTLMVENKFCCDVNPYGILYNPLSVAKALRELTLGKQYEESDLFFFQECYHSYMHHGSFSSLSSKECLDGINARLQKGHEAISRLNYLIITFGTSWVYILKETGEVVSNCHKLPADYFIRRRLNVQEIVSDYSALINDLIERHSQLKIIFTVSPIRHLKDGLHGNQISKATLLLAISELQDLYPESVYNFPAYEIVIDELRDYRFYADDMVHPSSVAIQYIWEAFTALYFSKETRAVMKECDDIHKSLAHKPFRKQSEEYKRFLMQIVLKTERLKEKYPYLDVQKEIELCHILLNQ; translated from the coding sequence ATGGACTTCAGAACAATGATAACATGCCCTAAACCCGATTTTTCAATTACTCACTCAGACAGGGGATTGCTTATGGGATCTTGTTTTGCCGAAAACATAGGGACTCTGATGGTTGAAAATAAATTTTGTTGTGATGTTAATCCTTATGGGATCCTCTATAATCCGTTATCGGTTGCTAAAGCTTTGAGAGAGCTCACTTTGGGCAAGCAATATGAAGAATCCGATTTATTTTTCTTCCAGGAATGTTATCATAGTTATATGCATCACGGTTCTTTTTCGTCTTTGTCTTCGAAGGAATGTTTGGATGGAATTAATGCCCGTTTGCAGAAAGGGCATGAAGCTATTAGCCGGCTCAATTACCTTATTATCACTTTTGGCACATCTTGGGTTTATATTCTCAAAGAAACGGGAGAGGTTGTTTCTAATTGTCACAAGCTCCCGGCCGATTATTTTATACGCCGCAGGCTTAATGTGCAGGAAATTGTTTCTGATTATTCCGCTTTGATAAACGACTTGATTGAACGTCATTCTCAGCTAAAGATTATTTTTACCGTGAGTCCTATCCGTCATTTGAAGGATGGATTGCATGGTAATCAGATCAGTAAAGCTACTCTGCTATTGGCTATTAGTGAGTTACAAGATCTTTACCCCGAATCTGTATATAATTTCCCCGCTTACGAGATCGTGATAGATGAGCTTCGGGATTATCGTTTTTATGCCGATGACATGGTTCATCCTTCATCAGTGGCTATACAATATATCTGGGAAGCTTTTACCGCTCTTTATTTTTCTAAGGAAACAAGAGCAGTTATGAAAGAATGTGATGATATACATAAGTCATTGGCGCACAAACCCTTTAGGAAGCAGTCTGAAGAGTATAAAAGATTTTTAATGCAAATAGTGTTAAAAACAGAGCGACTTAAAGAAAAATACCCGTACTTAGATGTACAAAAAGAAATAGAATTATGTCATATACTATTGAATCAATAG
- a CDS encoding NADH-quinone oxidoreductase subunit J, with protein MELTFETIVFYVLAIFISVFSVMTVCTRRILRSATYLLFVLFGTAGLYFLLGYTFLGSVQIMVYAGGIIVLYVFSILLTSGEGDRAEKLKRSKLLAGLGATIGGAAIVMFITLTHKFATTTHPEPVEISIKTIGHALMGSDKYGYILPFEAVSILLLACIVGGLLIARKR; from the coding sequence ATGGAACTAACTTTTGAAACAATTGTATTCTACGTATTAGCAATATTCATTTCCGTATTCTCGGTGATGACGGTATGTACCCGCCGCATTCTGCGTTCGGCTACTTATTTACTCTTTGTTTTATTCGGAACAGCAGGACTTTATTTTCTTTTAGGGTACACCTTTCTCGGTTCCGTACAAATAATGGTATATGCCGGCGGCATTATAGTGCTCTACGTATTTTCCATTTTACTCACCAGCGGAGAGGGCGACCGTGCCGAAAAGCTGAAACGAAGTAAACTACTCGCGGGTTTAGGCGCAACAATAGGCGGTGCAGCTATCGTTATGTTTATCACCCTCACCCATAAGTTTGCAACCACAACTCATCCCGAACCGGTAGAAATAAGCATCAAAACCATCGGCCATGCGTTAATGGGTAGCGATAAATACGGATATATATTACCTTTTGAAGCCGTCAGTATCTTACTACTGGCATGCATCGTAGGCGGATTATTAATTGCACGTAAACGATAA
- the dxs gene encoding 1-deoxy-D-xylulose-5-phosphate synthase has product MNDEQKYNLLNAISYPEDLRKLSIESLPEVCKELRQDIIKELSCNPGHFAASLGAVELTVALHYVFNTPYDRIVWDVGHQAYAHKILTGRRNSFFTNRKFKGIRPFPSPEESEYDTFTCGHASNSISAALGMAVAAERKEEKNRHVVAVIGDGSMSGGLAFEGLNNASSTPNNLLIILNDNDMSIDRSVGGMKRYLFNLTTSNRYNRLRFKTSQMLFKVGILNESRRKSLIRFGNSLKSMLAQQQNIFEGMNIRYFGPIDGHDVKNIARILRDLKDMQGPKILHLHTIKGKGFKPAEEQATLWHAPGKFDPETGQRIIVNTNGLPPLFQDVFGNTLVELAEKNDKIIGVTPAMPTGCSMNILMKKMPDRAFDVGIAEGHAVTFSGGMAKDGLIPFCNIYSSFMQRAYDNIIHDVAIQNLNVVFCLDRAGLVGEDGPTHHGVFDLVYLRPIPHLTIASPMDEHELRKMMYTAQLPDKGPFVIRYPKGRGSLVEWQCPFEEIEIGRGRKIKEGEEIAVLTIGPIGKIVAEAIELATKQNISIAHYDIRFLKPLDENLLHEVGCKFKKIITVEEGMIKGGMGSAILEFMSDNNYYPKIHRIGLPDKFIEHGSISDLHHLCGLDTTGIYNAIMHLHTYEAE; this is encoded by the coding sequence ATGAATGACGAACAAAAATATAACTTGCTAAATGCCATTTCATACCCGGAAGATTTACGAAAATTGAGCATCGAAAGCCTTCCCGAAGTATGTAAAGAGCTTAGGCAAGACATTATAAAAGAACTTTCTTGCAATCCCGGTCATTTCGCTGCAAGCTTAGGAGCAGTAGAGTTAACAGTGGCATTGCATTATGTTTTTAATACACCCTATGATCGCATAGTATGGGATGTCGGACATCAAGCGTATGCCCATAAAATACTTACCGGCCGAAGAAATTCTTTTTTCACGAATAGAAAATTTAAAGGCATACGTCCTTTCCCTTCTCCGGAAGAAAGCGAATACGATACTTTTACTTGCGGACATGCTTCAAACTCTATTTCTGCAGCTTTAGGCATGGCGGTCGCGGCAGAGCGAAAGGAAGAAAAGAACAGACACGTCGTAGCTGTAATAGGAGATGGTTCCATGAGCGGAGGATTGGCATTCGAAGGATTGAACAACGCATCCTCCACACCCAATAACCTACTAATTATTTTAAATGACAACGACATGTCCATTGACCGTAGCGTAGGTGGCATGAAGCGATATTTATTTAATTTAACGACCTCTAACCGCTATAATCGCCTGCGTTTTAAAACATCCCAGATGTTATTTAAAGTAGGTATACTAAATGAATCCAGACGCAAAAGCTTAATACGCTTTGGTAATAGTCTGAAATCGATGCTGGCACAGCAACAGAATATTTTCGAAGGGATGAACATCCGTTACTTCGGACCTATTGACGGACACGATGTGAAGAATATAGCTCGCATATTACGTGACCTGAAAGACATGCAAGGCCCCAAGATATTACATTTACACACCATCAAAGGAAAAGGATTTAAACCGGCAGAGGAACAGGCTACCTTGTGGCATGCTCCCGGTAAATTTGATCCGGAAACCGGCCAGCGAATCATTGTCAATACAAACGGCCTGCCACCTTTGTTTCAAGATGTATTTGGCAATACCCTCGTAGAACTCGCAGAAAAAAATGATAAAATAATAGGAGTAACGCCAGCTATGCCAACAGGATGTTCCATGAATATACTCATGAAAAAAATGCCTGATAGAGCTTTCGACGTAGGCATAGCCGAAGGACATGCCGTTACTTTTTCGGGCGGGATGGCGAAAGACGGTCTTATCCCCTTCTGTAACATATATTCTTCCTTTATGCAACGAGCCTACGACAATATTATTCACGACGTAGCCATTCAAAATTTAAATGTAGTGTTCTGCCTGGATCGTGCCGGACTGGTTGGAGAAGACGGCCCCACACATCATGGTGTTTTCGACCTGGTTTATCTCAGACCTATTCCCCACCTCACCATTGCCTCTCCAATGGATGAACACGAACTAAGAAAAATGATGTATACCGCCCAATTGCCCGATAAAGGACCTTTCGTGATTCGTTATCCCAAAGGCAGAGGCTCATTAGTTGAATGGCAATGCCCCTTTGAGGAAATAGAAATAGGTCGCGGCAGGAAAATAAAAGAAGGAGAAGAAATAGCCGTACTAACCATAGGGCCCATAGGCAAAATTGTAGCAGAAGCTATTGAATTAGCAACAAAGCAAAATATTTCCATTGCTCATTACGATATTCGTTTTTTAAAACCCCTTGACGAAAACTTACTACATGAGGTAGGATGCAAATTTAAAAAGATAATTACCGTAGAAGAGGGAATGATCAAGGGAGGCATGGGGAGCGCCATCCTCGAATTTATGTCCGACAACAATTACTATCCCAAAATCCACCGGATAGGGCTACCGGATAAATTTATCGAGCACGGAAGCATTAGCGATTTACACCACCTTTGTGGTTTAGATACTACCGGCATTTATAATGCGATTATGCATTTACACACCTATGAAGCAGAATGA
- a CDS encoding NADH-quinone oxidoreductase subunit B, with the protein MEMKKPKIKSIPYEEFIDNDSLEKMVRELNEGGVNVFVGAMDNLINWGRSNSLWPLTFATSCCGIEFMALGAARYDMARFGFEVARASPRQADMIMVCGTITNKMAPVLKRLYDQMADPKYVVAVGGCAVSGGPFKKSYHVLNGVDKILPVDVYIPGCPPRPEAFYYGLMQLQRKVKIEKFFGGVNRKEKKDE; encoded by the coding sequence ATGGAAATGAAAAAACCAAAAATAAAATCAATTCCTTATGAAGAGTTTATCGACAACGATTCGTTGGAGAAAATGGTTAGAGAGCTCAATGAAGGTGGCGTCAATGTCTTTGTCGGAGCAATGGACAATCTTATCAATTGGGGACGCAGCAATTCATTGTGGCCACTCACATTCGCAACTAGCTGTTGCGGCATCGAATTCATGGCATTGGGCGCTGCCCGCTATGACATGGCCCGCTTTGGGTTTGAAGTAGCCCGTGCCAGTCCGCGCCAGGCTGATATGATTATGGTATGCGGAACCATCACCAATAAAATGGCTCCGGTACTCAAACGTCTCTACGATCAAATGGCCGATCCCAAATATGTAGTAGCTGTGGGAGGATGCGCTGTTAGCGGCGGTCCATTTAAAAAATCATATCACGTATTAAATGGAGTCGATAAGATTTTGCCCGTAGACGTATACATTCCCGGATGCCCACCCAGACCGGAAGCGTTTTATTACGGACTAATGCAACTTCAACGCAAAGTTAAGATTGAAAAATTCTTTGGCGGCGTAAACAGAAAGGAAAAAAAAGATGAATGA
- the trkA gene encoding Trk system potassium transporter TrkA, producing MKIIIAGAGAVGTHLAKLLSRERQDIILIDDNEEKLSTLSANFDLMTVCASPSSISGLKEVGVGESDLFIAVTPDESRNITACMIARNLGAKKTVARIDNYEYLLPKNKEFFQKLGVDSLIYPEMLAAKEIVSSMRMSWIRQWWEFCGGALILIGTKMRESAEILNIPLQQLKGANTPYHIVAIKRGNETIIPRGNDVIKLYDIVYFTTTRKYIPYIRKIAGKEDYADVRNVMVMGGSRIAVRTAQYVPDYMQVKIVEQDVSRCNRLTELLDDRIMIINGDGRDMNLLAEEGLKNTEAFVALTGNSETNILACLAAKRIGVNKTVAEVENIDYISMAESLDIGTVINKKMIAASHIYQMMLDADVSNVKSLTFANADVAEFTVKADSKIAKHLVKDLGLPKGTTIGGLIRNGEGIVVSGDTLIRAGDHVVVFCLNMMIKKIEKFFN from the coding sequence ATGAAAATAATTATTGCCGGTGCCGGAGCTGTAGGCACACATTTAGCTAAATTATTATCCCGTGAAAGACAGGATATAATTCTGATTGACGATAATGAGGAAAAGTTAAGTACGTTAAGTGCTAATTTTGACTTAATGACTGTTTGTGCTTCTCCCTCCTCCATCTCCGGGCTCAAAGAGGTTGGCGTAGGAGAATCCGATTTATTCATTGCTGTAACACCCGATGAAAGTCGTAACATAACAGCCTGTATGATAGCCCGCAATTTGGGCGCAAAGAAAACAGTTGCCCGCATCGATAATTACGAATATCTATTGCCTAAAAACAAAGAATTCTTTCAAAAGCTTGGAGTCGATTCGCTCATTTATCCCGAAATGCTTGCTGCCAAAGAAATAGTATCCTCCATGCGTATGAGTTGGATTCGCCAATGGTGGGAATTTTGCGGAGGTGCTCTCATCTTGATAGGAACTAAAATGAGAGAAAGTGCAGAAATTCTAAACATCCCCCTCCAGCAATTGAAAGGTGCCAACACCCCTTACCACATAGTAGCCATAAAACGGGGTAACGAAACTATTATTCCACGAGGAAACGATGTCATTAAATTATATGACATTGTCTATTTTACCACAACCCGCAAATACATTCCCTATATTCGTAAAATTGCAGGGAAAGAAGATTATGCTGACGTTCGCAACGTCATGGTTATGGGAGGTAGTCGAATAGCTGTACGTACAGCACAGTATGTACCTGACTATATGCAGGTAAAAATAGTAGAACAGGATGTTAGCCGTTGCAACCGTTTGACAGAGCTATTGGATGATCGAATTATGATTATTAACGGTGATGGGCGTGACATGAACTTATTAGCAGAAGAGGGATTAAAAAACACAGAAGCTTTCGTTGCATTAACAGGAAATTCCGAAACAAACATTCTAGCCTGCCTAGCCGCTAAACGCATAGGAGTCAACAAAACAGTAGCCGAAGTTGAGAACATCGATTATATCAGTATGGCCGAAAGTCTGGACATCGGCACGGTTATCAACAAAAAGATGATTGCGGCTAGCCATATCTATCAAATGATGCTCGATGCAGATGTATCCAATGTAAAAAGCCTCACCTTTGCCAATGCCGATGTAGCTGAGTTCACCGTCAAAGCCGACTCCAAAATAGCCAAACACTTGGTAAAAGATCTCGGGCTTCCCAAAGGGACAACTATCGGAGGATTGATAAGAAACGGCGAAGGGATTGTTGTTTCAGGCGATACACTAATACGCGCTGGCGATCATGTTGTCGTATTTTGCCTAAACATGATGATAAAGAAAATAGAGAAGTTTTTTAACTGA
- the nuoH gene encoding NADH-quinone oxidoreductase subunit NuoH: MFDFSIVTNWIHQLLTSFMSEGLAVFIECVIIGVCIILMYAILAIILIYMERKICAFFQCRLGPNRVGKWGSIQVLADVFKMLIKEIISLKHSDKFLYELAPYMVIISSILAFSCIPINKGLEVLDFNVGVFFLLAASSIGVVGILLAGWSSNNKFSLIGAMRSGAQIISYELSVGLSILTMVVLMGTMQFSEIVESQADGWFIFKGHIPALVAFIIYLIAGNAETNRGPFDLPEAESELTAGYHTEYSGMHFGFFYLAEYLNMFIVASVAATIFLGGWMPFHVAGLDGFNGIMDYIPGFIWFFAKAFFVVFLLMWIKWTFPRLRIDQILKLEWKYLVPISMVNLVIMVLIVVFGLHF; encoded by the coding sequence ATGTTCGATTTTAGCATAGTAACCAACTGGATACACCAACTGCTCACCTCTTTCATGTCAGAAGGATTGGCTGTATTCATTGAATGTGTAATAATAGGCGTCTGCATCATCTTGATGTATGCAATACTTGCTATTATACTTATATATATGGAGCGTAAAATCTGTGCCTTTTTTCAATGCCGCCTCGGGCCAAACCGTGTAGGGAAATGGGGTAGTATACAGGTTCTGGCAGATGTCTTTAAAATGTTAATCAAAGAGATCATCTCTCTGAAGCATTCGGATAAATTTCTCTATGAGCTGGCACCTTATATGGTGATTATATCCTCTATTCTGGCCTTTTCTTGTATCCCGATAAATAAAGGATTGGAAGTCTTAGATTTCAATGTAGGCGTTTTCTTCTTACTTGCCGCATCTTCTATCGGAGTAGTAGGCATTCTGCTTGCCGGTTGGAGTAGTAACAATAAATTTTCTCTCATCGGTGCCATGCGAAGCGGAGCGCAGATTATCAGTTACGAATTGTCTGTGGGTTTATCTATCCTAACCATGGTTGTATTAATGGGCACTATGCAATTCTCAGAAATAGTGGAATCACAAGCCGACGGATGGTTTATCTTTAAAGGACATATCCCGGCATTGGTTGCTTTCATCATCTACCTCATCGCCGGAAATGCTGAAACAAATCGCGGGCCGTTCGACTTACCTGAAGCTGAGAGCGAGCTAACAGCCGGATATCATACCGAATATAGCGGCATGCATTTCGGCTTCTTTTATCTGGCGGAATACCTGAATATGTTTATCGTAGCATCTGTAGCTGCAACCATATTTCTGGGAGGATGGATGCCGTTTCATGTGGCAGGCTTAGATGGATTTAATGGAATAATGGATTACATTCCCGGATTCATCTGGTTTTTTGCAAAAGCATTCTTCGTTGTATTTTTGCTTATGTGGATAAAGTGGACTTTCCCTCGCCTGCGTATTGACCAGATATTGAAGCTGGAGTGGAAATACCTGGTGCCTATCAGTATGGTGAACCTCGTAATCATGGTATTAATCGTAGTCTTCGGATTACATTTCTAA
- a CDS encoding 4Fe-4S dicluster domain-containing protein, producing MKNKNSYIGGLWYGIRSLLIGMKTTIKIFFRAKTTEQYPENRAELKMFDRFRGELIMPHNENNEHRCVACGLCQTACPNDTIEVISETIETEEGKKKKILKTYKYDLGSCIFCQLCVNACPHDAITFDQSFEHAVFDRDKLIQTLNHEGSKVIEKK from the coding sequence ATGAAGAATAAGAATAGTTATATAGGCGGACTTTGGTATGGCATCCGTTCCTTATTAATAGGAATGAAAACCACCATTAAGATATTTTTTCGTGCAAAGACCACGGAGCAATATCCCGAAAACCGTGCCGAGTTAAAGATGTTCGACCGCTTCCGTGGTGAGCTTATCATGCCTCACAACGAGAACAACGAACACCGCTGTGTGGCCTGCGGACTTTGCCAGACGGCTTGTCCAAACGATACCATCGAAGTAATAAGTGAAACCATTGAAACCGAAGAAGGCAAAAAGAAAAAGATACTGAAAACCTATAAATACGATTTAGGTTCGTGCATCTTCTGCCAACTCTGCGTCAATGCATGCCCTCATGATGCCATCACCTTCGACCAGTCGTTTGAGCATGCTGTGTTCGATCGTGATAAACTCATTCAGACACTGAACCACGAGGGAAGTAAAGTAATTGAAAAGAAATAA
- a CDS encoding NADH-quinone oxidoreductase subunit A: protein MNFALLIVVLLTAITLVAVALGIAKAISPRSYNPQKGEAYECGIPTRGKSWMQFRVGYYLFAILFLMFDVETVFLFPWAVIVKELGVNGLISILFFLIILVLGLAYAWRKGALEWK from the coding sequence ATGAATTTTGCATTATTAATTGTTGTTTTATTAACGGCAATCACATTGGTTGCTGTAGCATTAGGTATAGCGAAAGCAATATCTCCACGTTCATATAACCCTCAAAAGGGAGAAGCGTACGAATGTGGTATACCCACCCGTGGTAAATCATGGATGCAATTTCGTGTAGGTTACTATTTGTTTGCCATCCTGTTTCTTATGTTTGATGTGGAAACTGTTTTCTTGTTTCCATGGGCAGTTATTGTCAAAGAACTGGGAGTTAACGGACTGATTAGTATTCTTTTCTTTTTAATTATTTTAGTTCTGGGTCTCGCTTATGCCTGGAGGAAAGGAGCATTAGAATGGAAATGA
- a CDS encoding potassium transporter TrkG produces MINIKMIYRIMGFLILIETAMLVSCIGVSLYYQEDDIKSFLLTTGITFGIGSLLLLLGKNAKKQLSRKDGYLIVSFVWVIFSIFGMLPYYFSGYIPNITNAFFETMSGFTTTGASILDNIESLPHGLLFWRSMTQWIGGLGIVFFTITILPIFSIGSLQLFAAEATGPTHDKIHPRIRVTAKWLWSIYLVLTISETILLMFGGMSLFDAVCHSFTTTSTGGYSTKQASISYYNSPYIEYVVSVFMILSGLNFTLYFFCMKGKISKFFKDEEMRWFICSIAIFTGIIAFTLVRTSSMGIEESFRKALFQVASLHTATGFVTADYMTWKPFLWAMLPFAMICGGCAGSTSGGLKDMRVLILAKLTRNEFKHLIHPNAILPLRVNKQVISSSVKSSVLAFTFLYATVLVIGWLTMMALGVGFVESFGTVVSSMGGVGPGLGTCGPAYSWNHLPDAAKWLLSFLMLIGRLELFTVLIIFTPGFWKRH; encoded by the coding sequence ATGATAAACATAAAGATGATTTATCGGATCATGGGGTTTCTTATACTTATTGAAACAGCCATGTTGGTATCTTGTATAGGCGTTTCGCTCTATTATCAGGAAGATGACATAAAAAGTTTTTTACTCACTACTGGCATAACCTTCGGCATCGGATCATTGCTTCTGCTGTTGGGCAAAAATGCAAAGAAACAACTAAGCCGCAAGGATGGTTATCTTATAGTAAGCTTTGTATGGGTTATATTCAGTATTTTTGGTATGTTACCTTATTATTTCAGTGGTTATATACCTAATATAACCAATGCATTCTTTGAAACAATGTCTGGTTTTACCACCACCGGTGCTTCCATCTTAGATAATATAGAATCACTGCCCCATGGACTTTTGTTCTGGCGAAGTATGACTCAGTGGATCGGTGGGTTAGGTATTGTGTTTTTCACTATTACCATTCTTCCTATTTTCAGCATAGGCAGCTTGCAACTATTTGCTGCTGAAGCTACCGGCCCCACTCATGATAAAATACATCCCCGTATCAGAGTCACAGCAAAATGGTTATGGAGCATTTATTTAGTATTAACTATTAGCGAAACCATACTTCTAATGTTTGGAGGAATGAGCCTTTTTGATGCCGTTTGCCATTCATTTACTACCACTTCCACCGGAGGATATTCTACCAAACAAGCAAGCATCTCTTATTACAACTCTCCCTATATAGAGTATGTTGTTTCTGTTTTCATGATCTTATCAGGACTAAATTTTACGCTCTATTTCTTTTGCATGAAAGGCAAGATAAGTAAGTTTTTCAAAGACGAAGAGATGAGATGGTTCATTTGTTCCATTGCTATTTTTACAGGTATTATAGCATTTACTCTTGTACGAACTTCGTCTATGGGAATTGAAGAATCATTCAGAAAAGCTTTGTTTCAGGTAGCATCGTTACATACTGCAACCGGATTTGTTACTGCTGATTACATGACTTGGAAGCCTTTTCTATGGGCGATGCTTCCTTTTGCTATGATATGCGGCGGATGCGCCGGTTCCACAAGTGGCGGATTGAAAGACATGAGAGTCTTGATTTTGGCAAAACTCACAAGAAATGAATTCAAACATTTAATTCACCCTAACGCCATACTTCCCCTGCGCGTAAACAAGCAGGTCATTTCATCTTCCGTCAAAAGTTCCGTACTTGCATTTACTTTTTTGTATGCTACCGTATTGGTAATCGGATGGCTCACAATGATGGCATTAGGCGTAGGCTTTGTAGAGTCATTTGGTACCGTAGTTTCAAGCATGGGGGGTGTTGGCCCGGGACTAGGTACATGCGGACCGGCATATAGTTGGAATCACTTGCCCGATGCGGCAAAATGGCTATTATCTTTTCTCATGCTCATCGGACGTCTCGAACTTTTCACTGTATTAATAATATTTACCCCTGGATTTTGGAAAAGACATTGA
- the nuoK gene encoding NADH-quinone oxidoreductase subunit NuoK, whose protein sequence is MIHMEYYLIVSAIMFFAGIYGFFTRRNTLAILISIELILNATDINFAVFNRFLFPGGLEGYFFALFSIAISAAETAVAIAIMINIYRNIRSIQVKNLNEMKW, encoded by the coding sequence ATGATACACATGGAATATTACCTGATAGTTTCGGCTATCATGTTTTTCGCAGGAATTTATGGCTTTTTCACGCGTCGCAACACGCTTGCCATTCTGATTTCCATTGAACTGATTTTAAATGCCACGGATATTAACTTCGCCGTATTTAACCGTTTTCTATTTCCCGGCGGATTAGAAGGTTATTTCTTCGCCCTCTTCTCTATCGCTATCTCGGCAGCAGAAACGGCAGTGGCTATTGCTATTATGATTAATATCTATCGCAATATCCGCAGCATACAGGTGAAGAATCTGAATGAAATGAAATGGTAG